In Lascolabacillus massiliensis, a single genomic region encodes these proteins:
- a CDS encoding family 10 glycosylhydrolase → MNNFKFIIIIVASWILLNSCISRQEQDRDYPMFWTWLDYRTGMNFDSICAIMCETGLDGVLLNAPTPEDYREAITIAEKYGIEVYAWLWTMNLEHDRDLILEQHPEWFSVNRKGESLADTKAYVDYYKFLCPALPEVREYIKKKIIEYCEIDGLNGIAIDYHRFVDVVLPTTLWPRYGIQQDREYPEWDYGYHPEMISIFNERYGYDPRELEDPSIDENWLQFRCDQITEVANEIADLVHSYGKVMAASPFPTPAMSRQMVRQDWGKWNLDIVFPMVYHNFYTGDVSFIEDCMIENRNQKNPNTTLFCGMTATNSLLMFECMDAAFNNGAEGVSIFTINNLRSPEVRSRFKVYTDSIRALGNNSKKFSSSIIKSEANSNPFEKDGIMGAIDFRMKALLSLENTFKSNEINIADWNEVRRIAHDAMQVNNTYDYLNNLIQQSERNEKYRSDLESVMYKFNEDITLINTNLREYQLIDEYGVTQKYSVYDDANERTFNVTFYFYGGILSGWNIELI, encoded by the coding sequence ATGAATAATTTTAAATTTATAATTATTATAGTTGCCTCTTGGATCCTATTAAATTCTTGTATTTCTCGACAAGAGCAGGATAGAGACTATCCTATGTTTTGGACCTGGTTGGATTATCGTACTGGAATGAATTTTGATTCTATATGTGCAATAATGTGTGAAACCGGTTTAGATGGTGTGCTACTGAATGCTCCTACTCCTGAAGATTATCGTGAAGCAATTACTATTGCTGAGAAATATGGCATAGAGGTATATGCATGGTTATGGACTATGAATTTGGAACATGATAGAGATCTGATACTTGAACAACATCCTGAATGGTTTAGTGTAAATAGAAAAGGCGAAAGTTTGGCAGATACAAAAGCATATGTAGATTATTATAAATTTCTTTGTCCGGCACTGCCTGAAGTTAGAGAGTATATCAAAAAGAAAATAATCGAATATTGTGAAATTGATGGTTTAAATGGTATTGCAATCGATTACCATCGTTTTGTAGATGTTGTTTTACCCACTACACTTTGGCCTCGTTATGGAATTCAGCAAGATCGTGAATACCCAGAATGGGATTATGGTTACCACCCCGAAATGATAAGTATTTTCAATGAAAGGTATGGTTATGATCCTAGAGAACTGGAAGACCCTTCTATAGATGAAAACTGGCTGCAATTCAGGTGTGATCAAATTACTGAGGTTGCAAATGAAATAGCAGACTTAGTTCATTCGTATGGTAAAGTAATGGCAGCATCTCCTTTCCCAACTCCTGCAATGTCAAGACAGATGGTTCGTCAGGACTGGGGCAAGTGGAATCTGGATATTGTTTTCCCTATGGTGTATCATAACTTTTATACAGGAGATGTGAGTTTTATAGAAGATTGTATGATAGAGAATAGAAATCAGAAAAATCCTAATACTACTCTCTTCTGCGGAATGACAGCAACAAATAGTTTATTAATGTTTGAGTGTATGGATGCTGCTTTCAATAATGGAGCGGAAGGGGTGTCTATTTTCACGATCAATAATTTACGATCACCTGAGGTGCGGTCTCGTTTCAAGGTTTATACAGATAGTATCAGAGCCTTAGGTAATAATTCAAAAAAGTTCAGCTCATCAATTATAAAATCAGAAGCAAATAGTAATCCCTTTGAAAAAGATGGTATAATGGGTGCTATAGATTTCAGAATGAAGGCTCTCTTGAGTTTGGAAAATACATTTAAAAGTAATGAGATTAATATAGCTGATTGGAATGAAGTGAGAAGAATTGCCCATGATGCTATGCAAGTAAATAACACTTATGACTATTTGAATAACCTTATTCAGCAGTCAGAGAGGAATGAAAAGTATAGATCTGATTTGGAGAGTGTTATGTATAAGTTTAATGAGGATATAACTCTTATAAATACTAATTTGAGAGAGTATCAGTTAATAGATGAGTATGGAGTGACTCAAAAGTATAGTGTTTATGATGATGCAAATGAAAGAACATTTAATGTAACCTTTTATTTCTACGGAGGAATACTCTCAGGTTGGAATATAGAACTAATTTAA
- a CDS encoding creatininase family protein → MKNLLVTFALLAVTVLQAQELSYKMEELTAIDFVTAVEKSSKTAILPIGVFEKHGPHMPLGTDLYTAREMALRAAEKEYTVVFPWYYFSQINEARHQPGTIAYSPEIIWKVLQETLDELNRNGFDKIIIVNGHGGNNAFLEYFGMAQLSEKRNYSLYWFRPAYDREVIKKAVEMTQNDPYDQHAGNRETSMVKAIVPDLVHTERAGLQSGVDLDRINNLKNVYTGIWWYASYPNHYSGDGSKANAEAGELILNSVVDQFVETIRAIKADNNVPELQERFFIEAENPLETEQ, encoded by the coding sequence ATGAAGAATTTATTAGTAACTTTTGCACTACTGGCAGTAACTGTTTTACAAGCACAGGAATTATCCTATAAAATGGAAGAACTTACTGCTATTGATTTCGTAACTGCTGTTGAAAAAAGCTCTAAAACCGCTATCCTTCCAATTGGTGTTTTTGAAAAACATGGTCCACACATGCCACTTGGAACCGACCTTTATACTGCTAGAGAAATGGCATTAAGAGCAGCCGAAAAAGAGTATACAGTAGTTTTCCCATGGTACTATTTTAGTCAGATTAATGAAGCAAGACATCAACCGGGTACAATTGCATATTCTCCTGAGATTATTTGGAAGGTATTGCAAGAGACATTGGATGAGCTTAATAGAAACGGGTTTGACAAAATTATTATAGTGAATGGGCATGGTGGTAATAATGCATTTTTGGAATATTTTGGAATGGCTCAATTATCAGAAAAGAGGAACTATTCACTCTATTGGTTCAGGCCCGCGTATGATAGAGAGGTAATAAAAAAGGCAGTAGAAATGACTCAGAATGATCCATATGATCAACATGCAGGTAATAGAGAAACATCAATGGTGAAAGCTATTGTACCTGATTTAGTTCATACAGAAAGAGCTGGGTTACAATCAGGAGTTGATTTGGATCGTATTAATAATTTAAAAAATGTTTACACCGGTATATGGTGGTATGCAAGTTATCCAAATCACTATTCCGGTGATGGGTCAAAAGCTAATGCAGAAGCAGGTGAGTTAATTCTTAATAGTGTAGTAGATCAGTTTGTAGAGACTATTCGTGCAATCAAAGCTGATAATAATGTTCCTGAACTTCAGGAGAGATTTTTTATAGAAGCAGAAAATCCACTGGAAACAGAGCAATAA
- a CDS encoding glycoside hydrolase family 16 protein yields MIDSYKIIACVFLISLLASCTIKNREQLVDNESEFHGEFIENFSDTVSNFFRHGTGGKGADFTWKMGVSSSSETDTKVLSFKIDPEDAAGAGKGPEIISKKFTSYGTYAARLKIPDPKNIQPNVGAVVGYFTYRVDSIYGQSEVDFEWLISDPRVIYIGTWTGQRDNSQRIGRTINLAEGIIYDSSYRKRDGSDRMNFTGDQNQPEQIDPIENYDASSQFYTYGFDWHPDHIRWWMIHPITSDTVVLWNYQGSDIGIPNTHTRYRMNFWHTNNWPVHTNPSSIEKPIYPFELEVDWMLYKPME; encoded by the coding sequence ATGATAGATAGTTATAAAATTATTGCATGTGTATTTTTGATTTCACTGTTAGCTAGTTGCACTATAAAAAACAGGGAGCAACTGGTTGATAATGAAAGTGAGTTTCATGGAGAATTTATTGAGAACTTCAGTGATACTGTTTCCAACTTTTTTAGACATGGAACTGGAGGTAAAGGTGCTGATTTTACATGGAAAATGGGCGTGTCATCTTCATCGGAGACTGATACTAAAGTGCTCTCATTTAAGATTGATCCTGAAGATGCAGCTGGTGCAGGAAAAGGACCTGAAATAATATCAAAAAAATTCACTTCATATGGTACATATGCAGCAAGGCTAAAAATTCCTGATCCAAAAAATATTCAACCAAATGTTGGTGCGGTAGTAGGTTATTTTACATATAGAGTAGATAGTATTTATGGACAAAGTGAAGTGGATTTTGAGTGGCTAATATCTGATCCTAGAGTTATTTATATAGGAACATGGACAGGACAAAGAGATAACTCACAAAGAATAGGGCGTACTATAAATTTGGCTGAAGGTATAATTTATGATTCATCATACAGAAAACGTGACGGTAGTGATAGGATGAATTTTACAGGTGATCAAAATCAACCTGAGCAGATTGATCCTATAGAAAACTATGATGCTTCTTCTCAATTTTATACTTATGGGTTTGACTGGCATCCAGACCATATCAGATGGTGGATGATACATCCTATAACATCAGATACAGTTGTATTATGGAATTATCAAGGGTCAGATATTGGAATACCGAACACACATACACGCTATAGAATGAATTTTTGGCATACTAATAATTGGCCGGTACATACAAATCCAAGTTCTATTGAGAAACCAATTTATCCTTTTGAATTGGAAGTAGACTGGATGCTTTATAAACCAATGGAGTAA